In Chitinophaga nivalis, a single genomic region encodes these proteins:
- a CDS encoding helix-turn-helix domain-containing protein has product MLPFNMQHQEFDPPEALRDIIKCFWYNSGELGTEPTDFEVLPDGYAEIIFHFGSACNIAHQGKWQPLPSPFIMGLLNQPVVLNSKNRLQIIAIRCYPWTVFDLLGLSSGKDSVRIFEHPIARLQPALNELVQANKIAEALDLVKQFCLQARSHIAVDSMLFKAGVAMREANGTLPVSEVAAAAHATIRTLERNFKQSSGYTVKDVSGLIRFEQVRNQLWLQPDSNLAGLAHELGYTDQSHLSREFKRYSGTTPAAFARKARKAKQAVNSNFVAFIQD; this is encoded by the coding sequence ATGCTACCATTTAACATGCAACACCAGGAATTTGATCCCCCGGAAGCACTACGGGACATTATCAAATGCTTTTGGTATAACAGCGGCGAGCTGGGTACTGAGCCAACGGATTTTGAAGTATTACCCGATGGTTATGCAGAAATAATCTTTCACTTCGGAAGCGCCTGTAACATTGCTCACCAGGGCAAATGGCAGCCATTACCGTCCCCATTTATCATGGGCCTGCTCAACCAACCGGTTGTTTTAAACTCGAAAAACCGTTTGCAAATCATTGCTATCAGGTGTTACCCCTGGACGGTATTCGATTTACTGGGGCTATCATCCGGCAAAGACAGTGTACGCATATTTGAACATCCTATAGCCCGGCTTCAACCCGCATTGAACGAATTAGTGCAGGCAAATAAGATAGCGGAAGCATTGGACCTCGTAAAGCAGTTTTGTCTGCAGGCACGGTCTCATATTGCTGTAGACAGTATGCTGTTCAAAGCAGGAGTTGCCATGCGGGAAGCAAATGGTACCCTGCCGGTCAGTGAGGTGGCCGCAGCAGCCCATGCTACCATTCGTACATTGGAAAGGAACTTCAAACAATCTTCCGGCTATACCGTAAAAGACGTCTCCGGCCTGATACGTTTTGAACAGGTTCGCAACCAGTTATGGCTTCAACCGGATTCCAACCTGGCCGGCCTGGCACATGAACTGGGCTATACAGATCAATCTCACCTAAGCCGGGAGTTCAAACGCTACAGCGGTACCACACCAGCAGCCTTCGCCCGGAAAGCCCGCAAAGCGAAGCAGGCGGTGAACAGCAATTTTGTCGCATTTATACAAGACTAG
- a CDS encoding RNA polymerase sigma factor: MTTQHEEPVTFDQVYTHHWKPLYRTAFRILKDEQAAEDIIQDTFVRLWENWDTILHINIKGWLFTTSYRLVLKKLKQLQANESIEHANFPEPLAGEADEPIRTRQLQLQVEGCVDNLPEQCRRVYLLSKREEFPIKRIAEELCISPKTVEYHVSTALRRIRLAISKAPLFLLFIFL, encoded by the coding sequence GTGACCACTCAACATGAGGAGCCCGTCACGTTCGATCAGGTCTATACCCACCATTGGAAGCCGTTGTACCGGACTGCTTTCCGCATCTTAAAGGACGAACAGGCAGCCGAAGACATCATACAAGACACCTTCGTTCGCCTTTGGGAAAACTGGGACACCATCTTACATATCAATATTAAAGGGTGGCTGTTCACCACCTCATACCGCCTGGTACTCAAAAAACTGAAACAGCTACAGGCAAACGAAAGCATTGAGCATGCGAATTTCCCCGAACCGCTTGCCGGAGAAGCAGATGAACCGATAAGAACAAGACAACTACAGCTACAGGTGGAAGGCTGCGTAGATAACCTGCCCGAACAGTGTCGCAGGGTATACCTCCTGAGCAAACGGGAAGAATTTCCCATCAAGCGCATTGCTGAAGAGCTTTGCATTTCTCCCAAGACAGTAGAGTACCACGTTTCTACAGCACTCAGGCGCATACGCCTGGCTATCAGCAAAGCGCCGCTCTTCCTGCTGTTCATTTTTCTGTAA
- a CDS encoding RhsIA family immunity protein, whose translation MKLPENNADVENHLIQIAKAYATAMNELENQMMALQKNDQAGTIDYFAVYRKAYDPVFQQYATDKRRVYGGKATSYGYPPKYDGITAETAGQVNFKSKRKAEVYFKTANNFDAEYLFVLHKEGDDWKIDNVKYKWYNNEKWSSLIM comes from the coding sequence ATGAAGCTTCCGGAAAATAATGCTGATGTAGAAAATCATTTAATTCAAATTGCCAAAGCGTATGCTACTGCAATGAACGAATTGGAAAACCAGATGATGGCTTTGCAAAAAAACGACCAGGCAGGCACAATAGATTACTTTGCCGTCTACAGAAAAGCATACGATCCCGTTTTTCAACAATATGCCACGGATAAAAGAAGGGTTTATGGCGGTAAAGCCACTTCCTATGGCTATCCTCCAAAATACGACGGCATCACAGCGGAAACGGCAGGACAGGTAAATTTCAAATCAAAACGTAAAGCGGAAGTTTATTTCAAGACAGCTAATAACTTCGATGCTGAATATCTTTTTGTTTTGCATAAAGAAGGCGATGACTGGAAAATTGACAACGTAAAATACAAATGGTATAATAACGAGAAATGGAGTTCACTGATCATGTAA
- a CDS encoding YdeI/OmpD-associated family protein, producing the protein MNPSVDFYFKKAEKWQQEQELLRTIVLDCHLTEELKWGVPCYTFGKSNIVLIHAFKEYCAILFPKGALLKDPKGILIQQSENVQAARQIRFTRLAEIKKLAAAIKAYIYEAVEVEEAGLKVDFKAKKELVFPEEFQQQLDKSADFKAAFEALTPGRQRAYNLYFSAPKQSKTRTSRVEKCIPQILDGKGLNDE; encoded by the coding sequence ATGAATCCTTCCGTCGATTTTTATTTTAAAAAAGCCGAAAAGTGGCAACAGGAACAGGAACTGTTACGGACAATTGTGCTGGACTGCCACCTGACCGAAGAATTGAAATGGGGCGTTCCCTGTTACACCTTTGGTAAAAGTAACATCGTACTCATACATGCCTTTAAAGAGTATTGTGCCATTCTGTTCCCGAAAGGCGCTTTGTTAAAGGACCCCAAGGGTATCCTTATCCAGCAAAGCGAAAACGTACAGGCGGCACGCCAGATCCGGTTCACCCGTCTTGCTGAAATAAAGAAACTGGCAGCTGCCATAAAAGCCTATATCTATGAAGCAGTAGAAGTGGAGGAAGCCGGGTTGAAAGTGGATTTCAAAGCAAAAAAAGAATTGGTATTTCCGGAAGAATTCCAACAGCAATTAGATAAAAGTGCTGATTTCAAAGCCGCTTTTGAAGCACTGACACCAGGCCGGCAAAGAGCTTACAATCTTTATTTCTCAGCTCCCAAACAATCTAAAACCCGGACATCACGGGTTGAAAAATGTATTCCGCAAATCCTGGATGGAAAGGGACTAAATGATGAATAA
- a CDS encoding sensor histidine kinase has protein sequence MRLIQGNFSIPHKYKVRWLAILICYTAFASLVFCLVFITEREALYKNYGPPHIWVINIVHDIIKCTIIYYFLIYWIFLPIIQTKRITFRVVLPKLLQLILFAIVLTTYEFYRVFDIRGGVGDRQHLSRYDYSFWELSIGIIILLISLIVAIFIELRARQVRLREMEKGKLMAELSAIKYQINPHFLFNCLNFIYTKSVRHNQEVAHAVNLLSEIMRYALEQDDDKEGVVLLVTEMEHLKNVIEINQMRFNNNLKIRFTEKIDNLNIRIPPLVLITLVENAFKHGELNDEHNPLDIKIQVTKEKLWFYTQNKKKKSVKELSSGIGLTNVRQRLQLVYGSRHQFQTMEDDQYYVTELTINP, from the coding sequence ATGCGATTGATCCAGGGTAACTTTTCAATTCCACATAAATACAAAGTAAGATGGCTGGCCATTCTGATTTGTTATACTGCCTTTGCATCGCTGGTGTTCTGCCTTGTATTCATAACAGAAAGAGAGGCGCTTTATAAAAATTATGGCCCGCCACATATCTGGGTTATCAATATTGTACATGATATTATCAAGTGTACGATCATCTATTATTTTCTGATCTACTGGATATTTCTCCCCATCATACAAACAAAAAGGATCACCTTCCGGGTGGTCCTTCCGAAACTATTGCAGCTGATACTTTTCGCCATTGTATTGACCACCTATGAATTTTACCGGGTATTCGATATCAGAGGGGGAGTAGGCGACCGGCAACACCTCAGCAGGTATGACTATAGTTTCTGGGAATTATCTATTGGCATCATTATCCTGTTGATAAGTCTGATCGTAGCCATATTTATAGAATTAAGGGCCCGGCAGGTCCGTTTGAGGGAGATGGAAAAAGGTAAGCTAATGGCAGAACTCTCTGCCATCAAATATCAGATCAATCCTCATTTCCTATTTAATTGCCTCAATTTCATTTATACCAAATCAGTCCGGCATAATCAGGAAGTAGCACATGCGGTGAACCTGCTATCGGAGATCATGCGTTATGCCCTTGAACAGGACGACGATAAAGAAGGCGTCGTATTGCTGGTCACGGAAATGGAACACCTGAAAAATGTCATTGAGATTAACCAGATGCGTTTCAACAACAATTTAAAGATCCGCTTCACCGAAAAAATTGACAACCTGAATATTCGCATTCCGCCACTGGTACTGATCACATTGGTGGAAAACGCCTTCAAACATGGAGAACTAAACGATGAACACAACCCCCTCGATATAAAAATACAAGTAACCAAAGAAAAACTCTGGTTCTATACGCAGAATAAGAAAAAGAAAAGCGTGAAAGAATTATCCAGCGGTATTGGCCTGACGAATGTAAGACAACGGCTGCAGCTGGTATACGGCTCCAGGCACCAGTTCCAGACGATGGAAGATGACCAGTATTATGTGACCGAGTTAACTATAAATCCATAA
- a CDS encoding DUF3108 domain-containing protein, giving the protein MKRPVRLILFLLLPLVSFGQKIVTPGSPDINTSRLKSGKSLYTIYYVKGETWTKKGTYTNDLTILGNELKLIVDFKDEKDKWFRKRTSVAETKTLNPVSYKSESLKNSLDLNFGNPITGKYHNLSGGKDKQISIKPAGKFVDFNVSEMLFTTLPLDVGYKAIVPEFYYGDSPDSVLSNYIIKEVKSYIQRSPKTGSHESWLVSVLEESSGAYYTYIIDKKDHRIWQREMPVGGGVTEICVNEELDYQPIESRFNKEENLQKIQNGNSVITGTAFARDHRKGGIAVVNINRAQYAPRGTVVVIMPNSDYIEEWKEVNKKIRKRGKLPEVPIDPNVAACAKKTTVYDDKGHFEFTNLMPGEYLLFTSFGYTHRYSYEYHAGTSYLMHPSGAVLSSNPVYKSASASSGATAEIELKVTIRKDGDKVDVNLKDVR; this is encoded by the coding sequence ATGAAAAGACCAGTAAGATTAATACTTTTTTTACTATTGCCACTTGTCAGCTTTGGCCAGAAAATAGTTACACCCGGAAGCCCCGATATTAATACCTCCCGTCTGAAATCCGGCAAATCATTGTACACAATATATTATGTAAAAGGGGAAACCTGGACTAAAAAGGGAACCTATACGAACGATTTAACCATATTGGGGAATGAGCTAAAACTTATAGTCGACTTCAAAGACGAAAAGGATAAATGGTTTAGAAAAAGAACTTCTGTCGCTGAAACCAAAACCCTCAATCCTGTGAGTTATAAGTCCGAAAGCCTCAAGAACTCATTGGATCTGAATTTCGGTAATCCGATTACCGGTAAATATCATAATCTGAGTGGTGGTAAGGATAAACAAATATCAATAAAACCAGCCGGAAAATTTGTGGATTTTAACGTATCTGAAATGTTATTTACCACATTACCACTGGATGTAGGCTATAAGGCAATTGTACCGGAATTCTACTATGGCGACAGCCCGGACAGCGTATTATCTAATTACATTATAAAAGAGGTAAAAAGCTACATACAACGTTCTCCTAAAACCGGTAGTCACGAAAGCTGGCTGGTGAGTGTATTGGAAGAATCATCCGGCGCCTACTACACCTACATCATAGATAAAAAAGATCACCGGATATGGCAAAGAGAAATGCCCGTAGGTGGTGGCGTAACAGAAATCTGTGTAAATGAAGAACTGGATTATCAGCCGATAGAAAGCAGGTTTAACAAAGAAGAAAATTTACAAAAAATACAGAATGGGAATAGCGTCATTACTGGTACTGCATTTGCAAGAGATCACCGCAAAGGAGGTATAGCCGTGGTGAATATCAACAGAGCCCAATATGCCCCCAGAGGAACGGTTGTAGTGATTATGCCCAATTCCGACTATATCGAAGAGTGGAAAGAAGTGAATAAAAAAATAAGGAAACGGGGGAAGCTGCCTGAAGTACCTATCGATCCTAATGTGGCCGCCTGTGCTAAGAAAACAACCGTGTATGATGACAAAGGACATTTCGAATTCACGAATTTAATGCCAGGTGAATATCTGCTGTTTACCTCTTTTGGATATACACACCGCTACTCTTACGAATATCATGCAGGCACCTCGTATCTGATGCATCCGAGCGGAGCCGTATTATCATCCAATCCCGTTTATAAATCTGCCAGCGCCTCTTCCGGAGCCACTGCTGAAATAGAATTAAAGGTTACTATCCGGAAGGATGGTGATAAGGTAGATGTAAATCTGAAAGATGTGCGTTGA
- a CDS encoding FecR family protein produces the protein MDNDIFRKLLQQQADGHQLSPEEEAQLRQAYDQLLQEELAATAEDPSLGPDEQRGIAMRQRIDQSIADRHTKRLRFHPIRRIAAAAILVGMTLLAGTYWFRTGKPGNNEQLVQQEDILPGAHKARLTLADGSAISLNDAKHGTIATQGGVRIEKDAEGNIRYNADKKPTALSSAINTITTPNGGQYRVTLPDNSIAILNAASSLSYPVQFSDKERRVKMTGEVYFEIEKMPMPGGKGNVPFFVETAGQEVQVLGTHFDINAYGNETAIRTTLVEGSVKVRSNDGQSALLKPGQQAVLAKQLNVQQADIQQQLAWVNGDFVFRGETLENILRQVERWYDIEVEYPPHIGKMRFNGMVSRSQPLSAIIRMIQSTKKATVTVKKRRFIVTD, from the coding sequence ATGGATAATGATATATTCAGAAAACTATTGCAGCAACAGGCCGATGGACACCAACTAAGTCCTGAAGAAGAAGCACAGCTCAGGCAGGCATACGATCAGCTGCTGCAGGAAGAATTGGCGGCAACAGCTGAAGATCCATCACTGGGTCCGGACGAGCAACGTGGTATTGCCATGCGCCAGCGGATAGACCAAAGTATAGCAGACCGTCATACAAAGCGTCTCCGCTTTCATCCTATCAGGCGTATTGCCGCTGCGGCCATCCTGGTGGGCATGACCCTGTTAGCCGGCACCTATTGGTTCCGGACAGGTAAACCAGGCAACAACGAGCAGCTTGTGCAACAGGAAGATATTTTACCCGGCGCGCACAAGGCTCGCCTGACATTGGCAGATGGCTCGGCCATTTCCCTTAATGATGCTAAGCACGGCACCATAGCCACACAGGGCGGTGTACGTATCGAAAAAGATGCGGAGGGCAATATCCGTTATAATGCAGACAAAAAGCCCACAGCATTGTCTTCGGCCATCAATACCATTACTACACCCAATGGAGGACAATACCGGGTAACCTTACCGGATAACTCAATAGCGATACTCAATGCAGCATCCTCGCTGAGTTATCCCGTACAATTTTCAGATAAGGAACGCCGGGTAAAGATGACGGGCGAGGTTTATTTTGAAATAGAAAAAATGCCCATGCCGGGTGGAAAAGGCAACGTTCCTTTTTTTGTGGAAACAGCCGGACAGGAAGTACAGGTGTTGGGTACACATTTCGATATCAATGCCTATGGCAATGAAACAGCTATCAGGACAACCCTGGTGGAAGGCAGTGTAAAAGTAAGATCAAACGACGGCCAGTCCGCATTATTGAAGCCAGGCCAACAAGCCGTATTGGCCAAACAACTGAATGTGCAACAGGCAGACATCCAGCAACAGTTGGCGTGGGTAAACGGCGATTTTGTTTTTCGGGGAGAAACACTCGAAAACATACTGCGACAGGTGGAACGTTGGTATGATATAGAAGTGGAATATCCACCGCACATCGGCAAGATGCGCTTCAATGGTATGGTGTCCCGCTCACAGCCATTATCCGCTATCATCAGGATGATACAGTCTACTAAAAAAGCTACCGTAACCGTTAAAAAAAGGAGGTTTATCGTGACTGATTGA
- a CDS encoding type II toxin-antitoxin system HigB family toxin: MKVHLIRKETIDAFKKHNAQSRTAFDEWVMKLKYADWNAPADIQATFPSTDLLGNGSNRVVFDIGGNRYRMIGKYAFGDKQVHLFICWIGTHAAYDTLCDLGQQYQQNNY, encoded by the coding sequence ATGAAAGTTCATCTGATCAGAAAAGAAACCATTGACGCATTTAAAAAGCACAATGCTCAAAGCAGGACCGCATTTGATGAATGGGTGATGAAGCTGAAATATGCAGACTGGAATGCGCCGGCAGATATACAGGCTACTTTTCCCAGTACAGATTTATTAGGAAATGGTTCAAATAGGGTGGTATTTGATATTGGTGGTAATCGGTATAGGATGATTGGGAAATATGCTTTCGGAGACAAACAGGTACATCTTTTTATTTGTTGGATTGGTACCCATGCAGCGTATGATACACTTTGTGATTTAGGACAACAATACCAGCAAAACAATTATTAA
- a CDS encoding helix-turn-helix domain-containing protein: MGTLKYKVITSKSQYKAYCDALEQLVFAGAKDRNTKDEIALLTLLIEKWDDEHILTTASDPVQLLHAFMRDHDLKAKDLVTILSISKGYVSDILHYKKGLSKEVIRKLADYFKVSQEAFNRPYKLKGPDNSHLKNAAAMYAKKRMPVA; encoded by the coding sequence ATGGGAACCCTTAAATATAAAGTAATTACCAGCAAAAGTCAGTATAAAGCATACTGCGACGCATTGGAACAGCTTGTATTTGCCGGTGCTAAAGACCGGAATACAAAAGATGAGATAGCATTGCTCACGTTACTCATTGAAAAATGGGACGATGAACATATCTTAACTACTGCGTCAGATCCGGTTCAATTGCTGCATGCTTTCATGAGGGACCATGACCTGAAAGCTAAAGACCTGGTAACAATACTTAGCATCAGTAAAGGTTATGTTTCCGATATTTTGCATTACAAAAAAGGGCTTTCCAAAGAAGTGATCAGGAAGCTGGCAGACTATTTTAAGGTTTCTCAGGAAGCTTTTAATCGTCCTTATAAATTGAAGGGGCCTGATAATTCCCACCTGAAAAATGCTGCAGCTATGTATGCTAAGAAAAGAATGCCTGTTGCTTAA
- a CDS encoding LytR/AlgR family response regulator transcription factor, which translates to MIRCIIVDDEPHAIELLSMHIEQTGFLELVGTATSPVKALQLAFEQKVEVVFLDVQMPEMSGIEFIQLLNGRCKVILVTAYKDYAIQGFDHDVIDYLLKPVTFARFLKSTRKLLDLQKDNHGPDNDYIFVNAHEKGKLLRINIADIIYVEGQKQYVCFLTREGNKHLSRLPLKELESRLPTDKFIRVHKSFVLAVQYITMIHYNAVYLAHTTAVIPIGSSYREAFMNRMKDKIY; encoded by the coding sequence ATGATCCGTTGTATTATTGTAGATGACGAGCCGCATGCCATTGAGCTATTGTCTATGCATATCGAACAAACCGGTTTCCTGGAGCTGGTAGGTACCGCCACTAGTCCGGTGAAGGCTTTGCAACTGGCATTTGAACAAAAAGTGGAGGTAGTTTTCCTGGATGTACAAATGCCGGAGATGTCAGGTATCGAGTTTATTCAATTACTGAACGGAAGATGTAAAGTGATACTGGTGACAGCTTATAAAGACTACGCCATACAAGGATTTGATCATGATGTCATTGATTATTTGCTTAAGCCCGTCACCTTCGCCCGTTTTCTTAAAAGCACCCGCAAACTGCTGGATCTGCAGAAAGATAACCATGGGCCGGACAACGACTATATTTTCGTGAACGCCCATGAAAAAGGGAAACTGCTACGCATCAATATAGCAGATATCATCTATGTGGAAGGACAAAAACAGTATGTTTGTTTTCTTACCCGTGAAGGAAACAAACATCTCTCCAGATTACCCCTCAAAGAATTGGAATCCCGGCTACCGACAGACAAATTCATCCGCGTACATAAATCTTTCGTACTCGCTGTCCAGTACATTACCATGATCCATTACAACGCGGTGTATCTGGCACATACTACCGCCGTGATCCCCATAGGATCCAGCTACCGGGAGGCTTTTATGAACAGGATGAAAGATAAGATCTATTAG
- a CDS encoding SDR family oxidoreductase, which translates to MKILLTGATGYIGQRLLPVLLENGHEIICCVRDKTRFNADKYLPYQVKVITVNFSDKTSLENIPVDIDVAYYLLHSMAAAGNFSAMEETAALHFRERLQQTKVQQVIYLGGIINETNLSAHLQSRKNVEHILAAATFPLTTLRAGIIVGSGSTSFEIMRGLVEKLPVMFVPRWVYTTCQPIAIRNVVELLQGVLLLPTTYQQCYDIGGTDILTYKEMLLRLAAVRGLRRKIWVVPLLTLRYSSWWVYLLTAASFPLALNLARSMTTDMICRPNSLAAMLGVKLLSYDTALSLAFDKIAQNQVLSSWQDTMTSPVPDKSIPYYREVPLEGCFKDVRKIQVTNIPQTTERIWAIGGRNGWYYANWLWTLRGFIDKLAGGVGMRRASTTHTTLAAGDVLDCWRVIFADKANKQLLLYAEMKLPGEAWLSFEITGQQLTQTAVFRPRGITGRLYWYAMWPFHAFIFPGMIRRIGRQKRAVTV; encoded by the coding sequence ATGAAAATCCTGCTGACAGGCGCCACTGGCTATATTGGACAAAGACTTCTTCCGGTTTTACTGGAAAACGGACATGAAATAATCTGCTGTGTTCGTGATAAGACACGGTTTAATGCAGACAAATACCTTCCCTATCAGGTAAAGGTGATCACCGTAAATTTTTCAGATAAAACATCGCTTGAAAATATTCCCGTGGATATTGATGTGGCTTACTACCTGCTACATTCCATGGCCGCCGCCGGTAATTTTTCTGCCATGGAAGAAACGGCTGCCTTGCATTTCCGGGAGCGGTTGCAACAAACGAAAGTACAACAGGTCATTTATCTCGGCGGTATTATCAATGAAACAAATCTGTCGGCACATCTGCAATCACGGAAAAATGTAGAACACATTTTAGCTGCGGCCACTTTCCCCTTAACTACTTTACGGGCTGGTATCATAGTCGGTTCCGGCAGCACCTCCTTCGAAATCATGCGTGGTCTCGTAGAGAAATTACCAGTCATGTTTGTGCCACGCTGGGTATATACTACGTGTCAGCCAATTGCGATTCGAAATGTAGTAGAATTACTACAAGGTGTATTATTGTTACCAACTACCTATCAGCAATGCTATGATATAGGCGGCACCGATATCCTTACCTACAAAGAAATGCTATTGCGTCTGGCAGCGGTGCGTGGCTTACGCCGCAAGATATGGGTAGTACCCCTGCTAACGCTCCGTTATTCCTCCTGGTGGGTGTATCTGCTTACGGCCGCCTCATTCCCGCTGGCACTAAATCTGGCCAGGAGTATGACCACCGACATGATATGCCGGCCCAATTCATTAGCAGCGATGCTGGGAGTAAAATTACTTTCCTATGATACCGCGCTATCACTGGCATTCGACAAAATTGCGCAAAACCAGGTATTGTCGAGCTGGCAGGATACAATGACCAGTCCGGTACCCGATAAAAGTATCCCATATTACAGAGAGGTACCGCTGGAAGGATGTTTTAAAGATGTAAGAAAAATACAGGTAACAAACATACCGCAAACGACTGAACGAATATGGGCCATCGGCGGCCGTAATGGCTGGTACTACGCTAACTGGCTATGGACCTTACGGGGATTCATCGATAAACTGGCAGGAGGAGTAGGTATGCGAAGAGCAAGCACCACCCATACTACGCTTGCTGCTGGCGATGTGCTGGATTGCTGGCGGGTTATTTTTGCAGATAAAGCAAATAAACAACTACTCCTGTATGCTGAAATGAAGCTACCGGGCGAGGCATGGCTATCTTTTGAAATCACCGGTCAGCAACTGACCCAGACAGCTGTTTTCAGGCCCCGGGGCATTACCGGTAGACTGTACTGGTATGCCATGTGGCCCTTTCATGCTTTTATTTTCCCTGGCATGATTCGTCGTATCGGACGACAGAAACGGGCGGTCACGGTGTAG
- a CDS encoding FAD-dependent monooxygenase encodes MNTTPAYQSVQPPFTYDVIISGAGPVGLFLACELALANCSVLILEKVAQPHSPLKELPFGMRGLSTPTIETLYRRGLLQELDIHKRIKKPHNIPTEARQQAGHFAGIVFYQDNIDTSQWKYRLPSETAPVLLSEMAELESVLYCRATALGVDIKRGLPVTDFHQTSDGVTVTSGEQSFSGKWLVGCDGSRSVIRKAGGFEFAGTEPEFTGYSTLVDIANPELLKPGRNVTPTGMYLQSQPGYLIMQDFDGGAFHHAKAPITAEHVQAVLRRISGTDVTINALHIATTWTDRARQATTYQNGRILLAGDAAHIHAPLGGQGLNLGLGDAMNLGWKLAAVIREQAPTDLLDSYYTERYPIGAQVLDWSRAQVAIMQPTPEARAIYAIVRDLIDTRDGATYVAGRVWGVYTHYDWGNDHPLAGHSVPDFELEDGTRIGTLLRDGQGMLLDFNAAASLQTWAGKYADQIKYVSGPAKNQLGLSAVLIRPDGIVAWAADGHPDYSALQQAADRWWVGEEG; translated from the coding sequence ATGAACACAACACCTGCATATCAATCCGTACAACCTCCTTTTACTTACGATGTAATTATTTCCGGCGCAGGCCCTGTTGGGCTGTTCCTCGCCTGCGAACTGGCGCTGGCCAACTGCTCCGTCCTGATATTGGAAAAGGTCGCGCAACCACACTCCCCTTTAAAAGAGCTCCCTTTCGGGATGCGGGGGCTTTCTACCCCTACCATTGAAACGCTTTATCGCCGTGGATTACTACAAGAACTGGATATACATAAGCGCATTAAAAAACCGCATAACATTCCTACCGAAGCACGGCAGCAGGCAGGACATTTCGCGGGTATTGTATTTTACCAGGATAATATTGATACCTCCCAATGGAAATATCGTTTACCCAGTGAGACTGCTCCTGTTTTATTGTCTGAAATGGCAGAACTGGAATCCGTACTATACTGCCGCGCAACAGCATTAGGTGTTGATATCAAACGAGGTCTCCCCGTTACGGATTTTCATCAAACTTCCGATGGCGTAACTGTTACATCCGGTGAGCAGTCTTTCTCCGGCAAATGGCTCGTAGGGTGCGATGGCAGCCGCAGTGTTATTCGCAAAGCGGGCGGTTTTGAGTTTGCCGGTACAGAACCAGAATTTACCGGTTACTCCACGCTGGTAGACATCGCAAATCCTGAGCTACTCAAACCAGGCCGAAATGTGACGCCAACAGGTATGTACCTGCAATCCCAGCCCGGCTACCTGATCATGCAGGATTTTGATGGCGGCGCATTTCATCATGCCAAAGCTCCCATCACAGCTGAACATGTACAAGCAGTATTGCGCCGTATTTCCGGCACCGACGTCACCATCAATGCCCTGCATATCGCCACTACCTGGACAGACCGGGCCCGGCAGGCTACCACCTACCAGAACGGAAGGATACTGTTAGCCGGTGATGCGGCACACATTCACGCACCATTGGGCGGCCAGGGGCTTAACCTGGGGCTCGGCGATGCTATGAACCTGGGTTGGAAACTGGCCGCTGTCATCCGGGAGCAAGCTCCCACAGACCTGCTGGACAGTTATTATACCGAACGATACCCCATTGGAGCACAGGTATTGGATTGGTCACGTGCCCAGGTCGCCATTATGCAACCGACCCCGGAAGCACGCGCAATATATGCCATTGTCCGTGACCTGATAGATACACGCGATGGCGCCACCTATGTTGCAGGACGGGTATGGGGTGTTTATACTCATTACGATTGGGGTAATGATCATCCTTTAGCAGGTCACAGCGTTCCTGATTTTGAACTGGAAGATGGTACCCGGATTGGAACGCTCCTACGCGATGGCCAGGGGATGCTCCTTGATTTTAATGCAGCGGCATCTCTCCAGACCTGGGCGGGTAAATATGCGGATCAGATAAAGTATGTTTCCGGCCCGGCAAAAAATCAGTTGGGCCTGAGTGCTGTACTGATACGCCCGGATGGGATAGTGGCCTGGGCTGCCGACGGTCATCCGGATTATAGCGCACTTCAGCAAGCGGCTGATCGGTGGTGGGTTGGTGAAGAAGGCTGA